One Pseudoalteromonas sp. UG3-2 DNA window includes the following coding sequences:
- the iscU gene encoding Fe-S cluster assembly scaffold IscU — protein sequence MAYSDKVIDHVENPRNVGVLDKNDPSVATGMVGAPACGDVMKLQIKVSDTGVIEDAKFKTYGCGSAIASSSLVTEWVKGKTLEEAATIKNTDISAELELPPVKIHCSILAEDAIQAAITDYKSKQAK from the coding sequence ATGGCTTACAGTGATAAAGTTATCGACCATGTAGAAAATCCACGTAACGTGGGTGTGCTAGACAAAAATGACCCAAGTGTTGCAACCGGTATGGTTGGTGCACCAGCTTGTGGCGACGTAATGAAGCTGCAAATCAAGGTGTCTGACACTGGGGTTATTGAAGATGCAAAATTCAAAACCTATGGCTGCGGTAGCGCCATCGCTTCATCATCACTGGTAACTGAGTGGGTGAAGGGCAAAACGTTAGAAGAAGCGGCAACCATTAAGAACACCGACATCAGTGCGGAGCTTGAGTTGCCACCAGTGAAAATTCACTGCTCAATTCTAGCCGAAGATGCTATTCAAGCAGCAATCACAGACTACAAGAGTAAACAAGCGAAGTAA
- a CDS encoding class II aldolase/adducin family protein, giving the protein MFELPQLDLKNKVSAEEWQLRLDLAACYRLVEHFRWGDLIYTHMSARLPGTDHYLVNAFGLSFDEVTASNLVKVDLQGNILDDTPFEINPAGFTIHSAIHEVRDDAHCVIHLHTKETIAVASLECGLLPLSQHSMFSLPSLSYHGYEGLAVNAAEKQRLQEDLGDTNHMLLVNHGGLTVGPTVGDAFMRFYDLQRACEIQVAIQATGQKATPVPQPIIDNIYNQANVVHSGSTGGQLAWPAMLRKAYRLDPSFAQ; this is encoded by the coding sequence ATGTTCGAATTACCGCAATTAGATTTAAAAAACAAAGTCAGTGCTGAAGAGTGGCAGCTGCGCCTTGATTTAGCGGCCTGCTATCGCTTAGTGGAGCATTTTCGCTGGGGGGATCTAATTTATACTCACATGTCAGCAAGGTTACCGGGCACCGATCATTACTTGGTGAACGCCTTTGGCCTAAGCTTTGATGAAGTCACGGCATCAAACTTAGTGAAAGTCGACCTCCAAGGAAATATTTTGGATGACACACCATTTGAAATAAACCCCGCTGGTTTTACTATCCACAGTGCTATTCATGAGGTGCGGGATGATGCCCATTGCGTTATCCACTTGCATACCAAAGAAACCATTGCGGTGGCGAGTCTTGAGTGTGGACTGTTGCCGCTGAGTCAGCACAGTATGTTTTCACTGCCTTCTTTGTCGTACCATGGCTACGAAGGACTGGCTGTGAATGCTGCAGAAAAACAACGTCTGCAAGAGGATTTAGGTGATACTAATCATATGTTGTTGGTGAATCATGGTGGCTTAACCGTGGGGCCAACCGTAGGTGATGCGTTTATGCGTTTTTATGACCTCCAGCGGGCCTGTGAAATCCAAGTCGCCATTCAGGCAACAGGGCAAAAAGCCACCCCGGTACCACAGCCCATTATCGACAATATTTATAATCAAGCTAACGTTGTCCATAGCGGCAGCACTGGTGGGCAATTGGCGTGGCCTGCGATGCTACGTAAAGCCTACCGCTTAGACCCAAGCTTTGCTCAATAG
- the hscB gene encoding co-chaperone HscB, translating to MRYFELFDLPVDYQVDIEKLNKGYLELQRAVHPDRFAGKGEREKLLAVQKTAEINDALAVLKHPVKRAEYMLSEKGVDIRAEQQTLQDPQFLMQQMELREALEELSSASDPDSAIADFEKQIKALDKEFSASLAQQLQSETPSDLDAAADNIRKLKFVYKLRDELARIEDELFD from the coding sequence ATGCGTTATTTTGAATTATTTGATTTACCCGTCGATTACCAAGTCGATATCGAGAAGCTGAACAAGGGCTACTTAGAATTACAGCGTGCCGTTCATCCCGATCGATTTGCCGGTAAAGGCGAGCGTGAAAAACTGCTAGCGGTACAGAAAACCGCCGAGATCAATGATGCATTGGCCGTATTGAAACACCCCGTGAAACGTGCTGAATATATGTTAAGTGAAAAAGGGGTGGATATTCGTGCTGAGCAACAAACCTTACAAGATCCACAGTTTTTGATGCAGCAAATGGAGCTAAGAGAAGCCTTAGAAGAGCTTTCTTCGGCCTCGGATCCCGATAGCGCCATCGCTGACTTTGAAAAGCAAATCAAAGCATTAGATAAAGAGTTTAGTGCTTCGCTAGCACAGCAACTGCAAAGTGAAACACCATCCGATTTAGACGCTGCAGCAGACAATATTAGAAAGCTAAAGTTTGTGTACAAACTGCGCGATGAGTTAGCGCGTATCGAAGATGAATTATTCGATTGA
- the iscR gene encoding Fe-S cluster assembly transcriptional regulator IscR: protein MKLTSKGRYAVTAMLDVALHASIGPVSLADISDRQEISLSYLEQLFARLRKHGLVSSVRGPGGGYLLGRDSHTISVGDVIGAVDESVDATRCHGEGGGCQSGMRCLTHSLWSDLSVRIEEFLNSISLAELVADADVQTVAKRQDHRVKQVIEQLDNIQVSCQL, encoded by the coding sequence ATGAAATTAACATCGAAAGGCAGGTATGCCGTAACAGCAATGTTAGATGTTGCGTTACACGCTAGTATCGGCCCTGTGTCGTTAGCTGATATCTCTGATAGACAAGAGATTTCGCTATCTTACCTTGAACAATTATTTGCCCGACTACGTAAACATGGGTTAGTAAGCTCAGTGCGTGGTCCAGGCGGCGGTTATTTACTAGGCCGCGATTCGCATACCATTTCCGTTGGTGATGTTATTGGTGCGGTGGATGAGTCAGTTGACGCCACACGTTGTCATGGGGAAGGCGGTGGCTGCCAAAGCGGCATGCGTTGTCTTACTCACTCTTTATGGTCCGACCTGAGTGTGCGAATAGAAGAGTTTTTAAATAGTATTTCCCTAGCCGAGTTAGTCGCAGATGCTGATGTGCAAACGGTAGCCAAGCGACAAGATCATCGCGTAAAGCAGGTGATCGAGCAATTAGACAATATTCAAGTGAGCTGTCAACTATAG
- the hscA gene encoding Fe-S protein assembly chaperone HscA has product MALLQIAEPGQSAAPHEHKLAIGIDLGTTNSLVATVQSGESKTLSDDNGKPMLPSVVRYTDSGIIVGDAAQAASAEDPTNTLISVKRFLGKTQAEIEQSYGQLPYQFVEHDGALAIATQSGAVSPVQASAEILKSLHQRAVASFGGEDVMGAVITVPAYFDDAQRQSTKDAAELAGLNVLRLLNEPTAAAVAYGLDSGQEGVIAVYDLGGGTFDISILRLNQGVFEVLSTGGDSSLGGDDFDALLVDYFKQQTQLFDLNPNELRLFINKAKACKEALSSYETVNVELAVREQQHMVTITRDEFAQMAMPLVKKTLRSCRRALKDADVSNEEVLQVVMVGGSTRMPVVRDEVGAFFEKEPLTSIDPDRVVALGAAIQADILVGNKPDSDMLLLDVLPLSLGLETMGGLVEKIIPRNTTIPVARAQEFTTFKDGQTAMSLHVLQGERELVDDCRSLAKFSLKGIPPMAAGAAHIRVTFKVDADGLLSVSAEEKSTGVQAEIQVKPSFGLSDDQVANMLKESMTNAKDDMQARMLKEQQVEALRVLEALEASLAADSALLSDTELATLRAAMDKLANVRQQAQDPDEIKSVIEEVDNASSDFASRRMDQSIKKALQGQSVDEV; this is encoded by the coding sequence ATGGCATTATTGCAAATTGCTGAGCCGGGGCAAAGCGCGGCACCTCATGAACATAAATTAGCAATTGGTATTGACCTAGGTACTACCAACTCGCTTGTCGCGACGGTGCAAAGTGGTGAAAGCAAAACACTGAGCGATGACAATGGCAAGCCCATGCTACCATCGGTGGTGAGATATACCGACTCAGGCATTATTGTCGGTGACGCTGCTCAAGCGGCTTCTGCCGAAGATCCCACCAACACCCTGATTTCAGTAAAACGTTTTTTAGGTAAGACGCAAGCCGAAATTGAGCAAAGCTATGGTCAATTGCCTTACCAATTTGTCGAACATGATGGCGCATTAGCGATTGCCACTCAAAGTGGTGCTGTGAGCCCAGTTCAAGCGTCCGCTGAAATTTTAAAAAGCCTACATCAACGCGCCGTAGCAAGCTTTGGCGGCGAAGATGTGATGGGTGCCGTTATCACGGTGCCTGCGTATTTTGATGACGCACAACGTCAAAGTACTAAAGATGCTGCTGAACTGGCGGGCTTAAATGTATTACGTTTATTAAACGAACCCACCGCTGCTGCCGTGGCCTATGGCTTAGATTCTGGCCAAGAGGGCGTGATCGCAGTATATGACTTGGGTGGGGGGACGTTTGATATCTCCATTTTGCGTCTTAACCAAGGCGTATTTGAGGTGTTATCTACCGGCGGTGATTCTAGCCTAGGTGGCGATGACTTTGACGCCCTATTGGTGGATTATTTTAAGCAGCAAACGCAACTGTTTGACCTAAACCCGAATGAGTTAAGACTCTTCATCAATAAAGCTAAGGCGTGTAAAGAAGCCCTTTCCAGCTATGAAACGGTAAACGTTGAGCTTGCTGTGCGTGAACAGCAGCATATGGTTACCATTACTCGTGATGAGTTTGCGCAAATGGCAATGCCGTTGGTGAAAAAGACGCTACGCTCATGTCGCCGGGCGTTAAAAGATGCCGATGTTAGCAATGAAGAAGTGTTGCAAGTGGTTATGGTGGGTGGTTCAACGCGGATGCCTGTGGTGCGTGATGAAGTGGGTGCCTTTTTCGAAAAAGAGCCGCTTACCTCGATTGATCCAGATCGCGTTGTGGCGCTTGGTGCCGCTATCCAAGCAGATATTTTGGTCGGTAATAAGCCTGACTCAGACATGCTGTTATTGGATGTCTTACCCTTGTCGCTAGGGCTGGAAACCATGGGTGGACTGGTAGAGAAAATTATTCCTCGTAACACCACCATCCCAGTGGCTCGAGCGCAAGAGTTCACCACCTTTAAAGATGGCCAAACAGCCATGTCTTTGCATGTGTTGCAAGGGGAACGTGAGCTGGTTGACGACTGTCGTAGCCTTGCCAAGTTTAGCCTCAAAGGTATTCCACCAATGGCTGCTGGTGCGGCGCACATTCGCGTCACTTTTAAAGTCGATGCCGATGGCCTACTGAGTGTTTCAGCAGAAGAAAAGTCAACCGGCGTACAAGCTGAAATCCAAGTGAAACCTTCGTTTGGTTTGAGTGATGATCAAGTCGCAAACATGCTGAAAGAGTCGATGACCAATGCCAAAGATGACATGCAAGCGCGCATGCTCAAAGAGCAACAGGTTGAAGCGCTACGCGTGTTAGAGGCACTTGAAGCTTCACTTGCTGCTGATTCGGCACTGTTGTCTGACACTGAGTTGGCGACACTGCGCGCGGCAATGGATAAACTTGCAAATGTACGTCAGCAAGCGCAAGATCCAGATGAAATTAAATCAGTGATTGAAGAAGTAGATAATGCCAGTAGTGATTTCGCATCACGACGCATGGATCAGTCAATTAAAAAGGCACTGCAAGGGCAGTCGGTAGACGAGGTGTAA
- a CDS encoding DUF2058 domain-containing protein, whose product MGSLQDQLLKAGLTTEHNAKVAKTQKRKQQKKKKKGATSDQSDLQKHIEQTKIEQQKRAEELNKAKQEELKEKEQVARVKQILEHHNQDEIRGDVTFNFTYQNKVKELEVNAATQQALAKGRLAICVLEGVFYVLQDEPARKIAEVDEKYIVFHVEDDQQSNDDDPYAEFEVPDDLMW is encoded by the coding sequence ATGGGTTCATTGCAAGACCAGTTGCTCAAGGCAGGCCTAACAACCGAGCACAACGCTAAAGTGGCAAAAACACAAAAGCGTAAACAACAAAAGAAAAAGAAGAAGGGCGCAACCAGCGACCAATCTGATCTGCAAAAGCATATTGAGCAGACTAAGATAGAGCAGCAAAAGCGTGCCGAAGAGCTCAATAAAGCTAAGCAAGAAGAGCTGAAAGAAAAAGAGCAGGTTGCTCGCGTTAAGCAAATACTGGAGCACCACAACCAGGATGAAATTCGTGGTGATGTGACCTTCAACTTCACCTATCAAAATAAGGTGAAAGAGCTGGAAGTCAACGCGGCCACACAACAGGCACTAGCCAAAGGTCGACTGGCGATTTGCGTGTTGGAAGGCGTATTTTATGTATTACAGGACGAGCCGGCGAGAAAAATTGCCGAAGTGGATGAGAAGTACATTGTTTTCCATGTTGAAGACGATCAACAAAGTAATGATGACGATCCCTATGCTGAATTTGAAGTTCCTGATGATTTGATGTGGTAG
- a CDS encoding c-type cytochrome, with translation MSKMKKLLVGTAVAVCALSSASAMAADGKALYTQKMCQTCHGAEGKAPIMPLYPKINGQNKEYLVAQMKDIKSGKRNNGMSSAMKAMVANVSDAEFEAIAEYLSKVK, from the coding sequence ATGAGCAAGATGAAAAAACTACTAGTAGGGACTGCTGTAGCAGTATGTGCATTGAGTTCAGCCAGCGCCATGGCGGCGGATGGCAAAGCGCTGTATACCCAAAAAATGTGTCAAACCTGCCACGGTGCAGAAGGTAAAGCGCCAATTATGCCTTTGTATCCGAAAATTAATGGCCAAAACAAAGAATACCTAGTGGCGCAAATGAAAGACATTAAGTCAGGCAAGCGTAACAATGGCATGTCTTCTGCGATGAAAGCCATGGTTGCCAATGTCAGTGATGCCGAATTTGAAGCCATTGCCGAGTACCTGAGTAAAGTAAAATAA
- the fdx gene encoding ISC system 2Fe-2S type ferredoxin yields MPQIIFLPNEELCPEGAAIEAPAGETVLDVALKNGISIPHACEKSCACTTCHVVIREGFDSLDESDELEDDMLDKAWGLEAESRLGCQAIIKDEDLVVEIPKYNLNIVNEEH; encoded by the coding sequence ATGCCACAAATTATCTTTTTACCTAATGAAGAGTTATGCCCAGAAGGTGCTGCCATTGAAGCGCCGGCAGGGGAAACCGTACTGGATGTTGCGCTAAAAAATGGCATCAGCATTCCCCACGCATGTGAGAAGTCATGTGCTTGCACCACCTGCCACGTGGTGATCCGTGAGGGTTTTGACTCACTCGATGAAAGCGACGAGTTAGAAGACGATATGCTCGACAAAGCATGGGGACTAGAAGCTGAGTCGCGCTTAGGTTGCCAAGCGATTATCAAAGATGAAGACTTAGTGGTTGAAATACCCAAGTACAATCTCAATATCGTTAATGAAGAGCATTAA
- the trmJ gene encoding tRNA (cytosine(32)/uridine(32)-2'-O)-methyltransferase TrmJ, whose amino-acid sequence MALEDIRIVLVNTSHSGNIGSVARAMKTMGLSKLYLVDPACEVDSHASALAAGATDILGSAQQVDTLQEAIADCALTIGTSARSRTLSWPMVDPRGCAQKLVSESKHGPVALVFGRENSGLTNEELQLCNYHVCIPANPEYSSLNLAMAVQTLAYETRMTYLDSLEQPAEEAGDTVYPSSKQMELFYEHLERTLGDTGFIIKQHPGMVMTKLKRLFNRARPEDQELNILRGILSSIDKSAKKQ is encoded by the coding sequence ATGGCATTAGAAGACATTCGTATTGTATTAGTAAACACCTCACATTCAGGCAATATTGGCTCTGTTGCTCGAGCGATGAAAACCATGGGGTTGTCTAAACTCTACTTAGTTGACCCTGCATGTGAAGTGGATAGCCATGCAAGTGCATTGGCGGCTGGTGCGACCGATATCTTAGGTAGCGCTCAGCAGGTCGATACCTTACAAGAAGCGATTGCGGACTGTGCACTCACTATTGGCACCAGTGCTCGTTCCAGAACGCTGTCATGGCCCATGGTCGATCCCAGAGGCTGCGCCCAAAAGCTCGTCAGTGAGTCAAAGCACGGTCCGGTGGCGTTAGTGTTTGGTCGTGAGAACAGCGGCTTAACCAACGAAGAACTGCAGTTATGTAACTATCACGTTTGCATTCCTGCCAATCCAGAATACAGCTCGTTAAACTTAGCCATGGCGGTGCAAACCCTCGCCTATGAAACGCGCATGACCTATTTAGACTCCCTTGAGCAACCCGCTGAAGAAGCAGGTGATACGGTTTATCCATCGTCAAAACAGATGGAGCTATTTTATGAGCACCTAGAGCGTACCCTTGGCGATACCGGGTTTATCATCAAACAGCATCCCGGCATGGTAATGACCAAGCTGAAAAGACTATTTAATCGTGCCAGACCGGAAGATCAAGAGCTTAATATTTTGCGCGGCATTTTAAGCTCAATTGATAAGTCGGCTAAAAAGCAATAA
- a CDS encoding mandelate racemase/muconate lactonizing enzyme family protein has product MKVNRVEVFDIHCPDRPAWTPVFVRIHTDEGISGVGEAGLAYDLGHSAAASMIKEMAEAFLIGHDPFQTELLWSRMLRESFWGLGGGPVVYAAMSAIDTALWDIKGKALKLPVYQLLGGKVNSELRTYASQLQFDWDQEFKALVEPHEYAEAAHKAIAEGYDAVKVDPIQYDKHGNTYYDRTKLISRAEMKLYRARMKAIREAVGDEVDIIFECHSLPGATSAIQIADIAEEFDCMYYEEPVNYLNHSLHAKVANKTAVPIAGGERLYNRWGVRPYFEDQSIDVLQPDIGLCGGFTETKKVCDYADIFDVRIQAHVCGGPVATAAALHLETAIPNFLIHEHHTYAIKKWNRELCLQDPQPHKGIFKVSEEPGLGIELNDEVVMRSSRVEIK; this is encoded by the coding sequence ATGAAAGTTAATCGCGTAGAAGTATTTGATATCCATTGCCCCGACAGGCCAGCGTGGACCCCAGTGTTTGTGCGTATTCACACTGATGAGGGTATCTCTGGCGTAGGGGAAGCGGGTCTGGCGTATGACCTTGGACACAGCGCGGCGGCGAGCATGATAAAAGAAATGGCCGAGGCATTTTTAATTGGCCATGACCCGTTTCAAACCGAGCTGTTGTGGTCGCGGATGCTGCGCGAGAGCTTTTGGGGACTCGGTGGTGGCCCGGTGGTCTATGCCGCTATGTCAGCTATCGATACCGCACTTTGGGATATTAAAGGCAAAGCACTAAAACTGCCGGTCTATCAGCTGTTAGGTGGTAAAGTGAACTCAGAGTTGCGTACCTATGCGTCGCAATTGCAATTTGACTGGGATCAGGAGTTTAAAGCGCTGGTTGAACCCCATGAATACGCTGAGGCGGCGCATAAAGCTATCGCAGAAGGCTATGATGCGGTTAAGGTCGACCCAATTCAATACGACAAGCATGGCAACACTTATTATGATCGCACGAAACTTATTTCTCGTGCTGAAATGAAACTCTACCGCGCTCGTATGAAGGCTATTCGCGAGGCCGTTGGCGACGAGGTTGACATTATCTTTGAGTGTCACAGTCTACCGGGTGCCACGTCTGCCATACAAATAGCCGACATCGCCGAAGAATTTGACTGCATGTACTATGAAGAGCCGGTTAATTACCTCAACCACTCTCTGCATGCTAAAGTCGCTAACAAGACGGCTGTGCCCATTGCCGGTGGTGAACGCTTGTACAACCGTTGGGGTGTTCGCCCTTATTTTGAAGATCAAAGTATTGACGTTTTACAGCCAGACATTGGTTTATGTGGTGGCTTTACCGAGACCAAAAAGGTATGTGATTACGCCGATATCTTTGATGTTCGAATACAAGCACACGTCTGCGGTGGCCCTGTAGCCACAGCCGCGGCGTTACACTTAGAAACCGCGATCCCGAATTTCTTAATTCATGAACACCATACTTATGCGATTAAAAAGTGGAACCGTGAATTATGCTTGCAAGATCCGCAGCCACACAAAGGCATCTTCAAAGTGTCTGAGGAACCAGGGCTTGGCATTGAGCTGAACGATGAAGTGGTGATGCGCTCCTCTCGAGTGGAAATTAAGTAA
- a CDS encoding IscS subfamily cysteine desulfurase, with the protein MKLPIYLDYAATTPVDQRVADEMMHCLTMDGNFGNPASRSHRFGWQAEELVDQARNDIADLINADPREIVFTSGATESNNLAIKGAAQFYKKKGKHIITVRTEHKAVLDTCRELERQGFEVTYMDVEENGLLDLKKLETAMRDDTILVSVMHVNNELGVIQDIATIGEMCRERKIMFHVDAAQSTGKVKIDLQSLKVDFMSFSGHKVYGPKGIGALYVRRKPRARLEAQMHGGGHERGMRSGTLATHQIVGMGAACRIAKQDFDKDHEHISALRKRLLDGIMDMDEVYFNGAIDQSVPGIVNISFNFVEGESLLMAVKDIAVSSGSACTSASLEPSYVLRALGRNDELAHSSIRFSIGRFTTEEEIDYTVKLIKDSIGRLREMSPLWEMHQEGIDLDSVEWAHH; encoded by the coding sequence ATGAAATTACCGATATATCTAGATTATGCAGCAACCACTCCGGTTGATCAGCGTGTTGCAGACGAGATGATGCATTGCCTGACGATGGATGGTAACTTTGGTAATCCAGCTTCTCGTTCACACCGTTTTGGTTGGCAGGCAGAAGAACTGGTCGATCAGGCGCGTAACGATATCGCCGATTTAATCAACGCCGATCCGCGCGAAATCGTTTTCACTTCAGGCGCAACTGAGTCAAACAACCTTGCCATTAAAGGTGCGGCGCAGTTCTACAAGAAAAAAGGTAAGCACATCATTACCGTACGTACTGAGCACAAAGCTGTGCTTGATACTTGCCGCGAATTAGAGCGCCAAGGTTTTGAAGTGACCTATATGGACGTGGAAGAAAACGGTCTACTTGATCTGAAAAAATTAGAAACGGCAATGCGTGATGACACTATTTTAGTGAGCGTGATGCACGTTAACAATGAGCTTGGCGTGATTCAAGATATCGCCACCATTGGCGAAATGTGTCGCGAACGCAAAATCATGTTCCACGTCGACGCAGCGCAAAGCACAGGTAAAGTGAAAATTGATTTACAAAGCCTGAAAGTGGATTTCATGTCGTTCTCAGGCCACAAAGTGTACGGCCCGAAAGGCATTGGTGCACTTTATGTTCGCCGTAAGCCTCGTGCTCGCCTAGAAGCGCAAATGCACGGTGGTGGTCATGAGCGTGGTATGCGTTCTGGTACCTTAGCAACGCACCAAATCGTTGGTATGGGTGCAGCTTGCCGTATTGCAAAACAAGATTTCGATAAAGACCATGAGCATATCAGTGCGTTACGTAAGCGTTTACTGGATGGCATCATGGACATGGACGAAGTGTACTTTAATGGTGCAATCGACCAATCAGTGCCAGGTATCGTCAACATCAGTTTCAACTTTGTTGAAGGTGAGAGCCTACTGATGGCCGTTAAAGACATTGCGGTGTCATCTGGTTCAGCATGTACATCTGCAAGCCTTGAGCCATCTTATGTTTTACGTGCACTGGGTCGTAATGACGAATTAGCACACAGCTCAATTCGCTTCAGTATTGGCCGCTTCACCACAGAAGAAGAAATCGACTACACCGTCAAGTTGATTAAAGATTCAATTGGTCGCCTTCGTGAAATGTCACCGCTTTGGGAAATGCACCAAGAGGGGATTGACCTAGATAGCGTTGAGTGGGCGCACCACTAA
- the iscA gene encoding iron-sulfur cluster assembly protein IscA, translating to MAVTLTDAAANRVLAFLNNRGKGIGLRVGIKTTGCSGLAYVLEFVDELDEGDEVFEDKDVKIIVDAKSLVYIDGTELDYTKEGLNEGFKFSNPNQKDECGCGESFTV from the coding sequence ATGGCAGTGACGTTAACAGATGCAGCCGCTAATCGTGTATTAGCCTTTTTAAACAATCGCGGAAAAGGCATCGGGCTGCGCGTTGGTATTAAAACCACAGGCTGTTCAGGTCTTGCTTATGTTCTTGAGTTTGTTGATGAATTAGACGAAGGCGATGAAGTCTTTGAAGACAAAGACGTGAAAATCATTGTCGATGCTAAAAGCTTAGTTTATATCGATGGCACAGAGCTTGACTACACCAAAGAAGGTCTGAACGAAGGGTTTAAATTCAGCAACCCGAACCAAAAAGACGAATGTGGCTGTGGCGAAAGCTTCACCGTATAA
- the suhB gene encoding inositol-1-monophosphatase: protein MHPMLNIAVRAARNAGKIILRASEDLSRVEASQKGTNDLVTNIDKEAEVAIRDTILKSYPDHAIIGEELGLQEGKDADYQWVVDPLDGTTNFVKGIPHYAVSIALKVKGRVEQAVVYDPIRDELFTASRGQGAQLNNKRIRVSKSIELQGTVIGTGFPFKQKHHMDAYLEAFKALFVHTADMRRAGSAALDMAYVAAGRMDGFFEIGLKPWDTAAGELLIKEAGGMVTDFAGGANYNRSGNIICGAPKLCQAIVKEIRPVLTESLLK from the coding sequence ATGCATCCAATGTTGAACATTGCGGTACGCGCTGCGCGTAACGCGGGTAAGATTATTCTTCGTGCCAGTGAAGATCTGTCACGCGTTGAAGCCTCACAAAAAGGCACCAATGATCTCGTTACAAATATCGATAAAGAAGCGGAAGTGGCTATCCGTGACACCATTTTAAAATCTTACCCTGACCACGCAATTATTGGCGAAGAACTTGGCCTTCAAGAAGGCAAAGATGCAGATTACCAATGGGTTGTAGATCCTCTTGATGGTACTACTAACTTTGTTAAGGGTATCCCTCACTATGCGGTTTCTATCGCACTAAAAGTAAAAGGTCGCGTAGAGCAAGCCGTAGTGTATGATCCAATCCGCGACGAGCTTTTCACCGCTTCACGTGGTCAAGGTGCACAGCTTAATAACAAGCGTATTCGTGTTTCTAAGTCGATTGAGCTACAAGGCACTGTTATCGGCACTGGATTCCCGTTTAAACAAAAGCACCACATGGACGCTTACCTAGAGGCATTCAAAGCACTATTTGTACACACTGCTGACATGCGTCGTGCCGGCTCTGCAGCGTTAGATATGGCGTACGTTGCTGCTGGTCGTATGGATGGTTTTTTCGAAATCGGCCTAAAACCTTGGGATACCGCGGCAGGCGAGCTATTAATCAAAGAAGCTGGCGGCATGGTGACTGACTTTGCCGGTGGTGCTAACTACAACCGCAGTGGCAACATCATTTGCGGCGCACCTAAGCTTTGCCAAGCCATTGTAAAAGAAATTCGTCCAGTATTAACCGAGTCTCTGTTGAAATAA